DNA from Triticum aestivum cultivar Chinese Spring chromosome 7D, IWGSC CS RefSeq v2.1, whole genome shotgun sequence:
ATAATAAACGAACAAGGCCAAATATCCCACATAACCAAAACCGTTCTATAAATGTTGTGACAACCAATTCCAACTTCTACATGAACGTCACAAATACAGATAGTATACTTCTAAAAAATAGATAAACAGATAGTATACTCGAAGCGCCAGGCCTCAAACACTCTTCGCAATACTACTCGCATGGTGTAATAATCAATTGAAACTATCATCTGGGTGTCTCTATACCTACTTCAGATATCTGGGCCCCAGTCGAGAACATGCTCAGCGGCGGAGGAACGCGAAGCATTAAAGCTGCAGGCGAGGAGCCAATGACCAGACTCTCTGATTGGCCATGCTCGAGCACCAGTTTCTCCCTCCAGGTGCTTCGCAGAGCCTTCAGCTTGTCAGCCACCTGGGTCATGGAAGGTCTCTCTTTCCCCCTGGTGCTCAAGCACATACTCGCCAGCTCGGTAACTTCTCCCAGCAGTGTCTCCGTCCAGGCGCTTACTATGCTAGCATCCAGGATGCCAGCATCAAGGCTCCCATCCTTCATCGCGAGCAGGAAGGACGACGCGAGGTTCTTGGCTTCCATGGGGCCGTCGTGGTAGATGGCTGTTTTCCCCGTGATCAGTTCCAGCAGCACAACGCCAAAGCTGTAAACGTCGCTCTTCTCTGTTAGCTTCCGCTCCTGCAGGTACTCAGGGTCCAGGTAACCCATGGTGCCCTGCACCAATGTCATGAACTGAACCTCATCCTTGGGGAGCATCCTTGACGCCCCAAAGTCGGTCACTTTCGCCATGTAGTTCTCGTCCAAGAGAATGTTCATAGACTTAACATCTCCGTGTACTATAGGGCGGTTCATGGACAGATGCAGATACGCCAGTGCTTCAGCAGATTCTTGAGCGACCCTGAGACGGGTGTCCAGCGAGGGAGGTGGACTTCCGTAGTTACGATGGATAAAATGAAAGAGAGTGCCATTCGGGATGAATTCATAGACCAGCATCGGAACTTCCACCTCTAAGCAGCACCCTAAAAGCCTGACCACATTACGGTGGTTGGTTTGTGAAAGTATAATAATCTCCTGCACAAACTCGTCAGTTTCGGCCACATTCATGATCTTTGAGCGTTTCACGGCTACTTCCTTGTTATCCTTAAGAATTCCCTTGTAGACAGTGCCGTGACCCCCCTTGCCCACTTCTCTGCTCTTGTCAaaatcgtttgtagccttcttcagatcttccTGCGTGAATATCTTCAATGTATCGACTTGTTTTGACATAATCTGATGGTACAGTATCTGACCACCATTCTGATCGAAGAATCTTTCCTTCTCTTTTGCCAGCTTCCTTTTCTGATATTCAGCCCGTAGAGCAAACATGCAAACCATGAGGAAGACGACACCGGCGGATGTGCCTGAAATCATGACGGCTACATCAGTTCAACTAGAGACATTGCCCACATTTGGCTAAAAAATAGTTCCACGTATTGTGTCATCTCACCATTGCTTTACTACATGACATCTATACAAACTGTACTCTACTCGGACTTGTATGATTGGCATAAAGAAGTACAAAAAAGCTTTCTGTTTTCTGTGAACAATTGGTGTGCAAAATATTTTGATTGCTTCTAACCCATACCTAAGGCCACCTTCAGAGCTTTGTTTGGGTCAGCTCGAACGCAGGGTATGCTCTTTGGATCATCACTCCTGAATCCTGATGGGCATGAACAGGTGTAGCTCCCAGCGGTATTTCTACAATTACCTTTGCAAGGATACAAAGACTGGTTTGGAGGTTCGCACTCATTGATGTCTGTCATTTCAAGGAAGTGAGGAGAAAGTCAACATGCATATCACATTCCAAGAGCAATAGAGTTGATATAGAGGAGAAATTCCCCGCATAAAGAATGGACATAAAGAAGAAATTATAGGTTGATTTTGCGAGATGCATGTGCATACCTCGGCACCCTCCTTGTAGGTAAGGATTGCCCACATAACCTTGAGAGCAGTTGCAGC
Protein-coding regions in this window:
- the LOC123170178 gene encoding wall-associated receptor kinase 2 isoform X1; amino-acid sequence: MFPSFPPGQKLLLLVAVTLILQHSTTVYGSGSSESINMARPGCPDKCGNVSIPYPFGTGKGCFQEPFNVTCHESRAYLASTGVRVLDINLTFGEVRVQNPNIASQCNYTNGTNSTSMVGLSLDPFHKVSNTKNKLISIGCSMLGMIVGLTKGKNQLELPIVNSCFSFCTDASSVDDTTECAGMGCCQSPFPGNISSFNTTSTPIPPIYNATIQSFSPCSYSFIAEVDSFKFDRSYVSSTNFRSKYTEGFPLVLDWVVGNASCSEATKMGSQYACQAMNSQCINVSNGPGYRCNCSQGYVGNPYLQGGCRDINECEPPNQSLYPCKGNCRNTAGSYTCSCPSGFRSDDPKSIPCVRADPNKALKVALGTSAGVVFLMVCMFALRAEYQKRKLAKEKERFFDQNGGQILYHQIMSKQVDTLKIFTQEDLKKATNDFDKSREVGKGGHGTVYKGILKDNKEVAVKRSKIMNVAETDEFVQEIIILSQTNHRNVVRLLGCCLEVEVPMLVYEFIPNGTLFHFIHRNYGSPPPSLDTRLRVAQESAEALAYLHLSMNRPIVHGDVKSMNILLDENYMAKVTDFGASRMLPKDEVQFMTLVQGTMGYLDPEYLQERKLTEKSDVYSFGVVLLELITGKTAIYHDGPMEAKNLASSFLLAMKDGSLDAGILDASIVSAWTETLLGEVTELASMCLSTRGKERPSMTQVADKLKALRSTWREKLVLEHGQSESLVIGSSPAALMLRVPPPLSMFSTGAQISEVGIETPR
- the LOC123170178 gene encoding wall-associated receptor kinase 3 isoform X2, coding for MARPGCPDKCGNVSIPYPFGTGKGCFQEPFNVTCHESRAYLASTGVRVLDINLTFGEVRVQNPNIASQCNYTNGTNSTSMVGLSLDPFHKVSNTKNKLISIGCSMLGMIVGLTKGKNQLELPIVNSCFSFCTDASSVDDTTECAGMGCCQSPFPGNISSFNTTSTPIPPIYNATIQSFSPCSYSFIAEVDSFKFDRSYVSSTNFRSKYTEGFPLVLDWVVGNASCSEATKMGSQYACQAMNSQCINVSNGPGYRCNCSQGYVGNPYLQGGCRDINECEPPNQSLYPCKGNCRNTAGSYTCSCPSGFRSDDPKSIPCVRADPNKALKVALGTSAGVVFLMVCMFALRAEYQKRKLAKEKERFFDQNGGQILYHQIMSKQVDTLKIFTQEDLKKATNDFDKSREVGKGGHGTVYKGILKDNKEVAVKRSKIMNVAETDEFVQEIIILSQTNHRNVVRLLGCCLEVEVPMLVYEFIPNGTLFHFIHRNYGSPPPSLDTRLRVAQESAEALAYLHLSMNRPIVHGDVKSMNILLDENYMAKVTDFGASRMLPKDEVQFMTLVQGTMGYLDPEYLQERKLTEKSDVYSFGVVLLELITGKTAIYHDGPMEAKNLASSFLLAMKDGSLDAGILDASIVSAWTETLLGEVTELASMCLSTRGKERPSMTQVADKLKALRSTWREKLVLEHGQSESLVIGSSPAALMLRVPPPLSMFSTGAQISEVGIETPR